One stretch of Nicotiana tabacum cultivar K326 chromosome 18, ASM71507v2, whole genome shotgun sequence DNA includes these proteins:
- the LOC107812785 gene encoding leucine-rich repeat protein 1-like, with product MRSVALVFLVGAIAFISAECNSEGDTLYAWKTNLIDPNNVLQTWDPTLVNPCTWFHVTCNGQNSVVRVDLGAANLSGILVPQLGTLSNLQYLQLQNNSISGEIPSQLGNLTKLVSLGLENNQLSGHIPSSLGNLKSLQWMRLDGNKLSGIIPIAVLKLVYWGNLQLLNVSNNQLAGTVHHTNKTGFATTTIIQDLIT from the exons ATGAGGTCCGTCGCTCTTGTTTTCTTGGTTGGTGCAATTGCCTTTATATCTGCAGAATGCAACTCTGAAG GGGACACTCTTTACGCATGGAAAACTAACCTGATAGATCCAAACAATGTGCTTCAAACCTGGGATCCGACGTTAGTCAATCCTTGCACATGGTTTCATGTCACCTGCAACGGCCAGAATAGCGTTGTAAGAGT GGACCTAGGTGCTGCTAACCTCTCTGGGATTCTGGTACCTCAATTGGGAACGCTAAGCAATCTTCAATACTT GCAACTTCAAAATAACTCAATTAGCGGAGAAATCCCAAGCCAATTAGGCAACTTGACAAAGCTAGTGAGCTTGGGGCTGGAAAATAATCAGCTGAGTGGCCATATTCCATCATCTCTTGGCAATTTAAAATCCCTACAGTGGAT GAGATTGGACGGTAATAAATTATCAGGGATCATTCCAATTGCAGTCTTGAAGCTCGTCTACTGGGGAAATTTGCAGCTACT GAATGTGTCCAACAATCAATTGGCAGGGACTGTCCACCACACTAACAAAACAG GATTTGCTACTACAACTATAATTCAAGACTTGATCACTTGA